Proteins from a single region of Hordeum vulgare subsp. vulgare chromosome 6H, MorexV3_pseudomolecules_assembly, whole genome shotgun sequence:
- the LOC123405914 gene encoding fibroin heavy chain-like: MCILAGNTCINFRPDENFIILRVVLTAVAKFHNTSRYESSAAARPRCWSRSSSRHRRSTRCWSRSCSSASHAGQGAPRGAGARPGTGPGAWRGDASRAEGRKRADGEGPGAGASAGSGRGPRAVAPARAEGLEQELRWPLAESLEQEICTTKLTRGLRSWVDRGQVRRSWGGGIVGRCGDHGEVGSWAGEEITASWNRGQELGSRRAGIAGKSWDHGMGKGIAGITTLLYFGTEGVHCSLLARSIKSS, encoded by the exons ATGTGCATACTAGCTGGAAATACATGCATCAACTTTCGACCAGATGAAAATTTCATCATCCTTCGTGTTGTGCTGACGGCGGTTGCTAAATTTCATAATACTAGCAGGTACGAAAGCA GCGCTGCAGCTCGGCCTAGGTGCTGGTCAAGGAGCTCCTCGAGGCACCGGAGGTCGACTAGGTGCTGGTCAAGGAGCTGCAGCTCGGCTAGTCATGCTGGTCAAGGAGCTCCGCGAGGCGCTGGAGCTCGGCCAGGCACTGGTCCAGGAGCTTGGCGAGGCGACGCGTCTAGAGCAGAGGGACGGAAGCGGGCCGACGGCGAGGGGCCTGGAGCAGGAGCTTCGGCCGGCAGCGGCAGAGGGCCTCGAGCAGTAGCTCCGGCACGGGCGGAGGGCCTCGAGCAGGAGCTCCGGTGGCCGCTAGCGGAAAGCCTGGAGCAGGAGATCTGCACCACAAAGCTCACGAGAGGATTGAGATCGTGGGTGGATCGCGGGCAAGTGCGGAGATCATGGGGAGGTGGGATCGTGGGCAGGTGCGGAGATCACGGGGAGGTGGGATCGTGGGCAGGTGAGGAGATCACGGCGAGCTGGAATCGCGGGCAAGAGCTGGGATCACGGCGAGCTGGAATCGCGGGCAAGAGCTGGGATCACGGCATGGGAAAGGGGATCGCGGGGATCACGACACTGCT AtatttcgggacggagggagtacattgcaGTCTGTTAGCAAGGAGCATCAAGAGTTCCTGA
- the LOC123406012 gene encoding uncharacterized protein LOC123406012: protein MELVTFGIPDGFPPQPADITRKLVGLVDSYNTMMPLRQKYLYKKIRGERGKEMADLEKTLTRCVNRIDEKIEGIREAGGFCPNRPKLFDSVPKPLKQQKEKVKSGVK from the exons ATG GAACTTGTTACTTTTGGTATTCCTGATGGATTTCCGCCGCAACCTGCTGACATTACGCGGAAGCTAGTTGGTCTCGTTGATTCCTATAATACGATGATGCCTTTACGGCAAAA gtACTTATACAAGAAGATACGTGGGGAACGTGGCAAGGAGATGGCAGACCTCGAGAAGACCTTGACAAGGTGTGTTAACCGCATCGACGAGAAGATTGAGGGGATCAGGGAGGCAGGAGGATTTTGTCCTAATCGTCCGAAGCTATTTGACAGTGTCCCGAAGCCCTTGAAGCAGCAGAAA GAAAAGGTCAAATCTGGAGTGAAGTGA